The following are encoded together in the Ovis aries strain OAR_USU_Benz2616 breed Rambouillet chromosome 15, ARS-UI_Ramb_v3.0, whole genome shotgun sequence genome:
- the RBMXL2 gene encoding RNA-binding motif protein, X-linked-like-2: protein MVEADRPGKLFIGGLNHETDEKSLEAAFGKYGHISEVLLMKDRETNKSRGFAFITFESPADAKAAVRDMNGKSLDGKAIKVAQATKPAFESGRRGPPLSRSRGRSRGLRGARGGGPRRPPSRGGPADDGGYAGDFDLRPSRAPLPMKRGPPPPRRAGPPPKRAAPSGPARSGGGGGMRGRAPAARGRDGYEGPPRREPPPPRRDPYLGSREGGYSPRDGYSSRDYPSARDARDFAPSPREYTYRDYGHSSARDECPSRGYGDRDGYGGRDRDYADHPSGGSYRDPFESYGDPRSAAPARGPPPSYGGGGGRYEEYRGCSPDAYGGGRDGYAGGRSERYSGGRDRVGRADRGLPQSVERGCPPPRESYSRSGRKVPRGGGRLGSRSERGGGGRSRY from the coding sequence ATGGTGGAAGCGGATCGCCCGGGGAAGCTCTTCATTGGAGGACTCAACCACGAAACTGACGAGAAATCCCTCGAGGCTGCGTTTGGCAAGTATGGCCACATCTCCGAGGTGCTGTTGATGAAAGATCGAGAAACCAACAAGTCCAGGGGCTTCGCGTTCATCACCTTCGAAAGTCCGGCAGACGCCAAGGCCGCCGTGAGAGACATGAACGGCAAGTCCCTGGATGGTAAGGCCATCAAGGTGGCCCAGGCCACCAAACCGGCTTTCGAGAGCGGCCGGCGGGGCCCACCCCTGTCCCGCAGCCGGGGCCGCTCGAGGGGCCTGCGCGGGGCCCGCGGCGGCGGTCCGCGGCGCCCCCCGTCCCGCGGAGGGCCTGCGGATGACGGCGGCTACGCGGGCGACTTCGACCTGCGGCCCTCCCGGGCCCCGCTACCCATGAAGCGCGGGCCGCCACCACCGCGGCGGGCCGGCCCGCCCCCCAAGAGGGCCGCGCCGTCGGGCCCGGCTCGCAGCGGCGGCGGTGGTGGAATGCGCGGGCGGGCCCCGGCCGCGAGAGGGCGAGACGGCTATGAGGGCCCGCCGCGCCGAGAGCCGCCGCCCCCGCGCCGGGATCCCTACCTGGGTTCCCGGGAGGGGGGCTACTCTCCCCGAGACGGCTACTCCAGCCGCGACTACCCGAGCGCCCGCGACGCCCGGGATTTTGCCCCCTCGCCCAGAGAGTATACCTACCGCGACTACGGCCACTCCAGCGCCCGGGATGAGTGTCCATCGAGAGGCTACGGCGACCGAGACGGCTACGGGGGGCGCGACCGCGACTACGCGGATCACCCGAGCGGAGGCTCCTACCGAGATCCCTTCGAGAGCTACGGGGACCCGCGCAGCGCCGCCCCCGCGCGTGGGCCCCCGCCATCTTacggtggcggcggcggccgctACGAGGAGTACCGCGGCTGCTCGCCCGACGCCTATGGCGGCGGCCGCGACGGTTATGCTGGGGGCCGGAGCGAGCGCTACTCGGGGGGCCGCGACCGGGTAGGCAGGGCGGATCGCGGGCTGCCGCAGTCTGTGGAGAGGGGGTGCCCGCCCCCGCGCGAGTCTTACAGCCGGTCGGGCCGTAAGGTCCCCCGAGGCGGAGGCCGCCTGGGGAGCCGCtcggagagaggaggaggaggccggaGCAGATACTAA
- the LOC114118261 gene encoding transcription initiation factor TFIID subunit 12-like, whose product MNQFGPSALINLSNFSSIKPEPASTPPQGSMANSTAVVKIPGTPGTGGRLSPENNQVLTKKKLQDLVREVDPNEQLDEDVEEMLLQIADDFIESVVTAACQLARHRKSSTLEVKDVQLHLERQWNMWIPGFGSEEIRPYQKACTTEAHKQRMALIRKTTKK is encoded by the coding sequence ATGAACCAGTTTGGTCCCTCAGCCCTAATCAACCTGTCCAATTTCTCATCAATAAAACCGGAACCAGCTAGCACCCCTCCACAAGGCTCCATGGCCAATAGCActgcagtggtaaagatcccaggCACTCCTGGGACAGGAGGGCGTCTCAGCCCTGAAAACAATCAGGTATTGACCAAGAAGAAGTTACAGGACTTAGTAAGAGAAGTGGATCCTAATGAGCAATTGGATGAAGATGTGGAGGAGATGCTGCTGCAGATTGCTGATGATTTTATTGAGAGTGTGGTGACAGCTGCCTGCCAGCTTGCTCGGCATCGCAAGTCCAGCACCCTGGAGGTGAAAGATGTCCAGTTGCATCTAGAACGCCAGTGGAACATGTGGATCCCAGGGTTTGGCTCTGAAGAAATCCGACCCTACCAAAAAGCTTGCACCACAGAAGCTCACAAACAGAGAATGGCGTTGATCCGGAAAACAACCAAGAAATAA